The sequence below is a genomic window from Halosolutus gelatinilyticus.
AGTTCTGGGTCGTACCCTCGCTTCCGAGCCTCCTCTTGCAGCCACTCCATAAACGAAATCTTGGCTGGGACGTAGTTACTCGAACTGCTGGTAAAATCGCCGGGTCCAGGCATACCGGGACTACTCATCGCTGTTTTCCTCTTCCGAATCGTTGTCGGATGACCCGGCGGGGTAAGCGATGACCTGCAATACTTCTCCCGGCGTCAAGCCTAAAGCTGTCCGCTCGGCTTCAGGGATAGTGATCGTGTAGTCATCCTCAAGGATTTGCTTGAATACTGCCTGCCGGTCGGGATCAACCACCGATAACTGGGAGACTAGGGAGGCCTGCTGTTGCACACGGTTCCGCCTGGAGGAGTCAGCGTTATTGCCTCCTAAGACCCGTTCGAAGGCTTTTCCAGCGTACTTTCCAGGATACCACCCGTCTTCTCCAAGGCCCTGATCAGCCATCTGGACAACAGTTTTCAATGCTTCCTCGAAACTACTGGACCTTGTTCCGGTTTCCTCCCTGTGGATCTCCTCGACGACCTGAGTGAGATCGTCCGATATCTGTGGGCGGGACATATGTACGTGCACAAGTACACAAAGATATTAACCCTTTCGGTCGCGCTAACCCGGCCCCTCTAGAGCAGCCAAGGGACTGCGTTGTGTCACTCTAGACAGGGGATTAGGTAACCGTGGTTTCATTATCTCGGCAACTGATTAGTCACGTATTGTGAATATGTTCCCCGAATTCGCCGATCAATCTGATTATGACACTCAGCAGGATCTGGTGGGGCTGGCAGTCTACTGGATTTCAGCCTGCAACGGTTATGGCGCTGTACCGATATCAGAGGTACACGATATCCTGACCTTGTATGACTTCAATCTCAGTGACCAAACGGTAGCGACTCGAATGCAACAGCTCAAAGATGAGGGACTAGTCTATTATAGGGAGAGGTCAGGAACCTATTCTGGATTTCAACTTACTATACCAGGATTTGAGCGATACGATGAAATGTCCGGTGGCTGCCCGGGAATGAACGAAAGAGGTAGCGGCGAACCCGAGGAGACAGTGGAGGGCCAAGAGAGCCGGGATAATGTCGGCAATGAATCAGCGGAAAATTCCTACGATGTGTTTATCTCTCACGCTGGCGAGGACAAGGATCCAGTCGCCCGGCCCCTCGCTAATGAACTGCGTGACCGGGGATTCGATGTTTGGTTCGACGAGTTTGAACTCCAGATCGGGAATCGGTTACGGCGGTCGATCGATGACGGATTGGCTAACTCAAACCACGGAATAATCATCTTGTCAGAGGCGTATTTCGGTAAACAGTGGCCTGAGGAGGAACTGGAAGGGTTGATGTCGCGCGAAAACGATAACACAGATATCATCTTGCCGCTCTGGTACGGAGTTGGCGAGCAAGAAGTAACAGAGTACAGTCCAATGTTATCCGGACGGGTAGCCGGAGTAATCGACGAAGACAACGTTGACCGAATTGCTGAATCCCTTTCTGAGATTCTACGTGACTGAAACCTCTGATTCCGAGTTTCTTCTCCCATGAAAACAGGATTTCCCGGAGATTCGACATCCCGAAACCCACCGACCAGACCACCCCTCACATTTCACCGGTCTTCTCGCAACAACCACGGCTTCGCATCTGGGTCGTACTCACTGATCTTCCCACTGTGACTGCGTGTTTTCGCGTCGAGCACGCCGATATGCTTGAGCTGCTGCACGAAATTGAATAGCACGTTCGTTCGAATAATGTCCTTCCAGACAGCCTCCTCCTCGTAGATTCGGGGTGTTTGGCCTGCCTCGATTAACTCTCGGGCTCGCGTTCGGCCAGTTTGTGTGCAGAACGTGTTCAGGAAGACGTTCGGGTACTCGTGAACCAAACGACGAACTAAGCCAGGGAAATGAATCCGCGGGCCCTCCTTCCGCAGCGCGTCGAGCATCAACCGGAATTCGGGGTGTCGCTCGTAGCAGTTCCGAAGTAGAATGGCGAGCGGCTGGTGCTCCGCGGCGACCGTCGATCGCCCGACATCACTCTTGACGGCATCGAGTTCTTCGAGTGTCGAAATTCCGCAGCCGTGAAGCACTGTCGCTGCGAGTTCACCCTGGTCAGTTAGCGTGAATCGATCAGTACCCTCCAACAGTCCGAGTGACAGCGCACTCCGCGTTGCCTGGGTACCTGCGCCGAAGCCGTACTCGGCTTCGATCATATCCGCTAACTCATCGCCAGCCAACGGGCCGTGCTGATCGACTGCGACGACAGGCGCGAGATAATTCAGTGGTTGGGCAAGCGAGAGACTCGCAATATCACCGGCGATGTCACTGCGACGCAGTCGAACCGACAGTTGCCCCTCAATATCCACGACGTGCTCGTGTGACTCCGAGGTCGGCGGACTCGACCACCGCGTCACTCCGTCGTCCGTCGCGCCAATCACACCAACACCCTTCGATCGGAGTAAATCAGTGTGTTGCTCAACAGTGTCGGCAGCCGCCGCGAGGTACGAGACGTGCGCCCCCTGCTGGTACGTGAGCGCCTGCCCGATCCCGCGGAGTAACCCGCTCGACCCCTTCACCTCAACAGCGAACACGCGATCAGCATGCGTGAACCCCAGCACATCCGGGTACCGCCCACCAATCGTGATCTGGTGAGTTTCGCACCGATCCAAGACATCCGCGTACGTATCTTGATGCGAGCCAGGCACGTGGACAAGTGGCTGGTAATCACGGGTTTCGAGTTCATCGATTGAGAGGGCAAATACAGCTGCCTTTTTATAGAGAACCATCCACCACTGGACAAGATAACCGAGTAATACCTGTTTTCTTATAGTTATATTGGATGGGAGGGGTTGACAGCTCAAGCTACACATATAATATCTGCCATAATTGGCAGTAGCCTTGCTATATACTACCGAGGACGAATGGAGAGAAAAATTTTCCAGCGAGTTTCTAAGGTTACCCCCT
It includes:
- a CDS encoding toll/interleukin-1 receptor domain-containing protein — encoded protein: MFPEFADQSDYDTQQDLVGLAVYWISACNGYGAVPISEVHDILTLYDFNLSDQTVATRMQQLKDEGLVYYRERSGTYSGFQLTIPGFERYDEMSGGCPGMNERGSGEPEETVEGQESRDNVGNESAENSYDVFISHAGEDKDPVARPLANELRDRGFDVWFDEFELQIGNRLRRSIDDGLANSNHGIIILSEAYFGKQWPEEELEGLMSRENDNTDIILPLWYGVGEQEVTEYSPMLSGRVAGVIDEDNVDRIAESLSEILRD